From Candidatus Zixiibacteriota bacterium, one genomic window encodes:
- a CDS encoding response regulator yields MTDRANKMILVVDDEADVRKFLKAALIEAGFDVETASDGFEALKQVKKNIPDLISLDLVMPKKSGARFYHDLSRNPKWANIPIIIVTGHARDESGRSDLKELTMSGPGIYLEKPVKPDNYIAAVKNILGMDTSAEEKIAAEQVEIQNKLKNIIDDADPETLRKFKELLGGK; encoded by the coding sequence ATGACAGACAGGGCCAATAAAATGATCCTGGTCGTTGACGATGAAGCCGACGTTCGCAAATTCCTCAAAGCAGCACTGATCGAAGCCGGGTTCGATGTAGAAACTGCTTCGGATGGCTTTGAGGCTCTGAAGCAGGTCAAGAAAAACATACCGGACCTGATCTCGCTGGACCTGGTGATGCCCAAAAAGTCCGGTGCCAGATTCTACCATGATCTGAGTAGAAACCCGAAATGGGCAAATATCCCAATCATCATTGTCACCGGCCATGCACGAGACGAATCAGGTCGATCGGATCTCAAGGAGCTGACCATGTCGGGCCCGGGAATCTATCTTGAGAAACCGGTCAAGCCGGACAACTACATAGCGGCCGTCAAGAACATACTTGGGATGGATACTTCAGCAGAAGAAAAAATTGCCGCTGAACAAGTGGAGATCCAGAACAAGTTGAAAAACATTATTGACGATGCTGACCCCGAAACCCTACGCAAATTCAAGGAATTACTCGGTGGTAAATGA
- a CDS encoding response regulator, whose protein sequence is MSTKKILVVDDEPDIVKWLTVLFENSGYIVIQAIDGNEGLTKAQEEKPDLITLDISMPNESGIKMYRSLCDSDSLKAIPVVMLTGVSREFERFISSRKQVPAPAAYFEKPVKDHELLDKIKELIN, encoded by the coding sequence ATGTCAACCAAGAAGATTCTGGTCGTTGACGATGAGCCTGACATTGTCAAATGGCTTACCGTTTTATTCGAGAATAGTGGCTACATCGTGATTCAGGCTATTGACGGCAACGAGGGACTCACGAAGGCCCAGGAGGAGAAACCTGATCTCATCACTCTTGACATCTCTATGCCCAATGAGTCGGGTATCAAGATGTATCGAAGTTTGTGTGATTCGGATTCACTCAAAGCGATTCCGGTCGTCATGTTGACCGGTGTCTCCCGGGAATTCGAGAGATTCATCTCCTCAAGGAAGCAGGTCCCGGCACCAGCCGCATATTTCGAGAAGCCTGTCAAGGATCATGAACTACTTGATAAGATCAAGGAGCTCATCAACTGA
- a CDS encoding respiratory nitrate reductase subunit gamma → MDAFLDFARGPLFRVSLAVMLLGLLRILALDIFGAVEAYRKAGDKTLPWRFIVRRTLMWLVPVNRVFTRRPAYSLFSILFHVGLLLVPIFLYAHVELWRGVIGFGWWTLPKEWADWLTISTIVFALALFVGRVGSVASRFISRKQDYLWPLVLVIPFVSGYICANLNVGPATYQISMLVHILSAEVIFILLPFTKLAHCILTPLSQVISNVAWKFPAGTDDDVCTTLNKKGAPV, encoded by the coding sequence ATGGATGCCTTCCTGGATTTTGCGCGAGGCCCATTGTTTCGAGTGAGTCTGGCCGTGATGTTGCTCGGCCTTCTTCGAATCCTCGCGCTGGATATTTTCGGTGCGGTTGAAGCTTATCGCAAGGCCGGTGACAAAACCCTGCCCTGGAGGTTTATTGTTCGGCGTACCTTGATGTGGCTTGTTCCTGTTAACCGCGTCTTCACCAGACGACCAGCGTACAGTTTGTTCTCAATACTGTTTCACGTTGGCCTTTTGCTGGTGCCAATATTTCTGTATGCTCACGTGGAACTCTGGCGTGGCGTTATTGGCTTCGGCTGGTGGACCTTACCCAAAGAGTGGGCTGACTGGCTTACAATATCGACCATAGTGTTCGCTCTGGCGCTGTTTGTTGGCCGAGTGGGTAGCGTTGCATCGAGGTTCATCAGTCGCAAGCAGGATTACCTGTGGCCATTGGTACTGGTTATCCCGTTTGTCAGCGGCTACATCTGTGCCAATTTGAATGTTGGTCCGGCAACTTATCAGATATCTATGCTTGTGCATATATTATCAGCAGAGGTGATATTCATACTGCTGCCATTTACGAAGCTGGCCCATTGTATACTGACTCCTCTCTCTCAGGTTATCTCCAATGTGGCCTGGAAATTTCCCGCCGGTACCGATGATGATGTTTGCACGACCCTGAACAAGAAAGGAGCACCGGTATGA
- a CDS encoding DUF2892 domain-containing protein: protein MTIENSIRLLAGSMITASLILYFFVSPYWLLLAAFVGFNLVQSSLTRFCPAEIFIKKLFYSK, encoded by the coding sequence ATGACAATTGAAAATTCAATCAGACTCCTGGCCGGTAGTATGATTACAGCCTCATTAATCTTATACTTCTTTGTCTCACCCTATTGGTTATTGCTGGCAGCATTTGTCGGGTTTAATCTGGTGCAATCGTCGCTCACCAGGTTCTGTCCGGCGGAGATATTCATCAAGAAGCTATTCTACAGCAAGTGA
- the hybB gene encoding Ni/Fe-hydrogenase cytochrome b subunit — translation MNRVQNTKTVLWTLLGLAAAVGVTRFVFGLGVTTNLTDATPWGVWIGFDVMAGVALAGGGFVMTAMFYIFKREQYHDLVKPAVLTAFLGYIAVVGGLLVDLGLPWNIWHMIIYWNPHSPLFEVGWCVMLYSTVLALEFSPVPLEEFSRYARIRSVLMKVRFPLVLVGIMLSTLHQSSLGSLFLIMPQKMHALWYSAIMPVQFFVSAVALGLMMVSLESLASHWLYRRKPDTKRVAGLAKAAIWVLAVYLIVKLGDIALAGEWGMMFDGSWESNLFVTELLLSTIIPIVLFSIPRIRLSAGGQWVGSFLVVFGMIFNRMNVGGLSMLSTTGDSYVPSWMEIAVSLGVVSAAALAFLFAVERFHIWDKRPRHPESDPHTEPVFDYSSRVWLGTPLVAARTKYSLAFILAFALGFAFMPGDEIQSKGVKMIPAQRALGGDTLFVDGNHNSFGTMFNHARHVDSLGSKESCVKCHHMNIPKDKQSACSDCHRNMYATTDVFRHDWHGDHDGANISCYVCHQPEMEKQKSSAMKCRDCHSDLYADSAADTLDTYLASSYVDAMHKQCMACHQLAGAKDSTKATLTLCVTCHTGAQPDYLQVKMIEVLSPHSGENVIMPDITLETAMKQEEQVGR, via the coding sequence ATGAATAGAGTGCAGAATACAAAAACTGTCCTTTGGACTCTGTTAGGTCTGGCGGCGGCTGTTGGTGTGACCAGGTTTGTCTTTGGACTGGGAGTCACGACCAATCTTACCGACGCTACCCCCTGGGGAGTCTGGATTGGCTTTGATGTCATGGCTGGCGTTGCTCTGGCTGGCGGTGGTTTTGTAATGACAGCCATGTTCTATATATTCAAACGTGAGCAGTATCACGACCTCGTCAAGCCAGCAGTGTTGACAGCTTTTCTTGGATATATAGCGGTCGTTGGTGGACTACTTGTTGATCTGGGCCTGCCATGGAATATCTGGCACATGATAATCTATTGGAATCCGCATTCACCGCTCTTTGAAGTTGGCTGGTGTGTGATGCTGTACTCCACTGTGTTGGCTCTGGAGTTCAGTCCTGTACCGCTGGAGGAGTTCAGCCGGTATGCCAGGATTCGTAGTGTTCTGATGAAAGTGCGGTTCCCGTTGGTCCTGGTGGGCATAATGCTCTCGACGTTGCATCAATCATCGCTTGGATCGCTGTTTCTGATCATGCCCCAGAAAATGCACGCTCTGTGGTACTCGGCAATAATGCCGGTACAATTTTTTGTTTCAGCAGTAGCTCTGGGGTTGATGATGGTGTCGCTGGAGAGTCTGGCATCGCACTGGCTGTATCGCCGCAAACCGGACACCAAAAGAGTCGCCGGTCTTGCAAAAGCAGCTATCTGGGTACTGGCGGTCTACCTCATTGTGAAGCTGGGAGATATTGCCCTGGCTGGCGAATGGGGTATGATGTTTGATGGTTCCTGGGAGAGTAATCTGTTCGTGACCGAGTTACTCTTATCGACCATCATTCCGATAGTTTTATTCTCAATTCCCCGCATCCGCTTGAGTGCAGGCGGACAATGGGTAGGATCATTCCTGGTCGTGTTCGGGATGATTTTCAATCGCATGAATGTGGGTGGGTTGTCCATGCTCAGCACCACCGGAGATTCCTACGTTCCCTCGTGGATGGAGATTGCAGTCAGTCTGGGAGTTGTGTCGGCAGCTGCGTTGGCTTTCCTATTTGCTGTCGAGAGGTTCCATATCTGGGACAAACGCCCCAGACATCCTGAAAGCGATCCCCACACCGAACCTGTCTTTGACTATTCATCTCGGGTCTGGTTGGGCACTCCTCTTGTTGCCGCACGCACAAAGTACTCACTTGCGTTTATACTGGCTTTCGCTCTCGGGTTTGCATTTATGCCCGGAGATGAAATTCAGAGTAAGGGCGTGAAGATGATCCCTGCTCAGCGTGCTCTGGGTGGAGATACACTGTTCGTCGATGGTAATCACAACTCCTTTGGAACCATGTTCAATCATGCCCGGCATGTCGATAGTCTTGGCAGCAAGGAGTCATGTGTGAAATGCCATCACATGAACATACCCAAAGATAAGCAGAGCGCGTGCTCCGACTGCCACCGAAACATGTATGCGACGACTGACGTTTTCCGTCATGATTGGCACGGTGACCATGATGGAGCAAACATTAGCTGCTATGTTTGCCATCAGCCCGAAATGGAAAAACAGAAATCTTCAGCTATGAAGTGCCGGGACTGTCATAGTGATCTCTATGCAGATAGTGCCGCCGATACGTTAGACACCTATCTGGCATCGTCGTATGTCGATGCCATGCACAAGCAGTGTATGGCCTGTCATCAGCTGGCTGGCGCGAAGGACTCTACCAAAGCGACCCTGACACTATGCGTGACTTGCCATACCGGAGCCCAGCCGGATTACCTTCAAGTGAAAATGATCGAGGTTCTCAGCCCACACAGTGGCGAGAATGTCATCATGCCGGATATTACTCTTGAGACCGCCATGAAGCAGGAGGAACAGGTTGGGCGCTAA
- a CDS encoding PAS domain-containing protein, which translates to MKRKERVDQPRRLKDMVYKALFNEVPFCVAVIDRKYNVVEANEAFERNFGDWRGKKCYAVYKKLHRPCDECPSDSVFDNGKVVVADAVGVDKNGKSTHYVGHVAPLRKTEDGPIDYVLEMTRTVTGTKSWQQEYQVLFDRVPCYIAVIDKDYRIARANEAFRRSFGDVVNRHCYEVYKRRTSKCPNCPAEKTFRDGKVHRSNQVGMGKRGQDIHYAVTASALARSGEDIAHVIEISTDVTALKKLEHDVIEAERLGAVGQTVAGLAHSIKNILMGLEGGKYIVSLGLKKNDSEMITEGWEMLERNFDKTTSLVKDFLSFSKGRLPELRMIKPADLIHDIVDLYKDIAAQSGIELKVDLPRSVRKAPLDPDGIHTCLTNLVSNAIDACQMGEQKGTEVIIRLTEEKGTLVFEVSDNGSGIDYDVKKKIFTTFFTTKGGEGTGLGLLTTRKIVQEHGGKIVVKSEPDKGARFRMEFPRKRLVTLYEDSSKSENSERSR; encoded by the coding sequence ATGAAGCGAAAAGAACGAGTCGATCAGCCACGACGCCTGAAGGATATGGTCTATAAGGCACTGTTTAATGAAGTGCCATTTTGTGTGGCCGTGATTGATCGCAAGTACAATGTCGTTGAAGCCAACGAGGCTTTTGAGAGAAACTTTGGCGATTGGCGCGGTAAGAAATGCTATGCCGTCTACAAGAAGCTCCATCGCCCCTGCGACGAATGCCCTTCAGACAGTGTCTTTGATAATGGTAAAGTCGTTGTGGCGGATGCAGTAGGGGTCGACAAAAACGGTAAGTCGACGCACTATGTAGGGCATGTAGCACCGCTTCGCAAAACCGAAGACGGCCCGATTGATTATGTTCTTGAGATGACAAGAACTGTCACCGGTACCAAAAGCTGGCAACAGGAGTACCAGGTCCTCTTTGATCGGGTTCCCTGCTACATTGCGGTTATTGACAAAGACTACCGGATCGCCCGAGCCAACGAAGCTTTCAGGAGAAGCTTCGGTGATGTGGTTAATCGTCACTGTTATGAAGTTTACAAGCGTCGTACTTCGAAGTGTCCAAACTGTCCGGCCGAAAAAACATTCCGGGATGGAAAAGTACACCGCTCCAATCAGGTTGGAATGGGCAAGCGTGGACAGGATATTCATTACGCAGTCACTGCTTCTGCTCTGGCACGATCGGGTGAAGACATCGCTCACGTCATAGAAATATCAACTGATGTAACGGCTCTGAAGAAACTCGAACACGATGTAATCGAAGCCGAGCGGTTGGGAGCCGTGGGTCAGACTGTCGCCGGTCTCGCGCACAGCATCAAGAACATCTTAATGGGACTTGAGGGCGGTAAGTATATCGTGAGTCTGGGGCTGAAGAAGAATGACAGTGAGATGATTACCGAGGGATGGGAGATGTTGGAGCGAAACTTCGACAAGACAACAAGTCTCGTGAAGGACTTCCTGAGTTTCTCAAAGGGCCGTCTGCCCGAACTTAGAATGATCAAACCAGCCGATCTGATCCATGATATTGTCGATCTTTACAAGGATATCGCTGCCCAGTCAGGCATTGAACTAAAGGTTGATTTGCCACGCAGTGTCAGAAAGGCCCCGCTTGACCCGGATGGCATACACACTTGCCTGACGAATCTTGTTTCCAATGCCATCGATGCTTGCCAGATGGGTGAACAAAAGGGAACCGAGGTGATAATCCGGCTTACTGAAGAAAAAGGCACACTCGTGTTCGAAGTGTCTGACAATGGCAGTGGAATTGACTATGATGTCAAGAAGAAGATATTTACAACCTTTTTTACGACCAAAGGTGGAGAAGGAACTGGCTTGGGACTACTGACTACACGAAAAATAGTTCAGGAGCACGGTGGTAAGATTGTTGTAAAATCTGAGCCTGACAAGGGTGCTCGTTTCCGGATGGAATTTCCGCGGAAAAGGCTGGTGACATTGTATGAGGATTCAAGTAAATCAGAGAATTCGGAACGGAGTAGATAG
- a CDS encoding response regulator, whose amino-acid sequence MGANVLIVDDEPDVAKYLAMILRANGFSPTVANSAEEGYEMVSDLKPDLICLDIMMPRESGVSMYQKLRESKDTQTIPVLFISGAEQEDKFDFRAYLPNESIPEPDGYLEKPVDIDKYLAKVRQLTGSNPSEGGQPDR is encoded by the coding sequence TTGGGCGCTAACGTACTCATAGTTGATGACGAACCTGATGTGGCCAAGTACCTGGCCATGATTCTGCGTGCCAACGGCTTCTCCCCGACGGTGGCCAATAGTGCCGAGGAAGGTTATGAGATGGTGAGCGACTTGAAGCCTGACCTTATCTGTCTTGATATTATGATGCCTCGAGAGTCTGGAGTCTCGATGTATCAGAAACTCCGAGAGAGTAAGGACACTCAGACCATTCCGGTACTTTTCATAAGTGGTGCCGAGCAGGAAGATAAGTTTGATTTTCGAGCCTATCTGCCGAATGAATCGATTCCCGAACCGGATGGCTATCTTGAGAAACCGGTTGATATTGACAAGTATCTGGCAAAGGTCCGACAACTCACCGGCTCCAATCCATCTGAAGGGGGGCAACCCGACCGATGA
- a CDS encoding 4Fe-4S dicluster domain-containing protein — MSSAILTDVTKCIGCRECVAACKTVNGLAQDVPREWHKNDGLSSRNWTSIVQKPDKQFIRKQCRHCIEPACASVCPVGALHQTPEGIVVYEKDKCLGCRYCMMACPYGIPRYDWDEPVPYVQKCIMCYDRVKKGQQPGCTEVCPTQATIFGDRDKLIAEAHRRIKEHPGQYIDRVWGEHEFGGTSVLYISDIDLSFLTYGSETSTTPLPKTTELAMKSVPYAFAGMGGVMYGLNWIIKRRMKLGENQNEDKD, encoded by the coding sequence ATGAGTTCCGCAATTCTGACCGATGTAACCAAGTGCATCGGCTGCCGGGAATGCGTAGCCGCTTGCAAAACGGTTAACGGACTTGCTCAGGATGTACCTCGTGAGTGGCACAAAAACGATGGTCTCTCATCGAGGAATTGGACATCAATTGTTCAGAAACCGGACAAGCAGTTTATTCGCAAACAGTGCCGTCACTGTATCGAGCCAGCTTGCGCCTCGGTCTGTCCGGTTGGGGCATTGCACCAGACGCCGGAAGGGATCGTTGTCTACGAGAAGGACAAGTGCCTTGGCTGTCGTTACTGTATGATGGCCTGTCCGTACGGCATCCCACGCTACGACTGGGACGAACCAGTACCGTATGTTCAGAAGTGCATTATGTGCTATGATCGGGTCAAGAAGGGACAACAACCTGGTTGCACAGAAGTCTGCCCTACGCAGGCAACGATCTTTGGTGATCGCGACAAGTTGATTGCCGAAGCTCATAGACGGATAAAAGAACACCCCGGCCAATATATTGACCGAGTATGGGGTGAACACGAGTTTGGTGGTACATCTGTTTTGTATATCTCGGACATTGATCTGAGCTTCCTTACCTATGGTTCCGAGACCAGTACTACACCACTGCCGAAGACAACTGAATTGGCTATGAAATCAGTTCCGTATGCGTTCGCCGGAATGGGGGGCGTGATGTACGGGCTCAATTGGATAATCAAACGCCGCATGAAACTTGGCGAAAATCAGAATGAGGACAAGGATTGA